In Nocardia sp. NBC_01327, the genomic stretch ATCGAAGAACAGCAAGCCGTTCATCGAACGCATTCGGGCGCTGCGCGACTGGCTGGCTTCCTCGGCGGCGGATGCGGCGGCTAATGCCGCGCAGGCCGAAGCGCACGCTGCCGCATACGAAATCGCGAAATTGGCGATGCCGGATGCGAATGACGTCGAGCAGATCAAGCACCTCAAGGAGCTGCTCGAGCAGCTGGGCACGGCGGTCGGAGCGCCTATGCTGGCCCAGGTCGCCCAGACCGATACCGCCGCGGATGAGGCGAAAGCCGTTGCGGCGCGGGTGATGCGCACGTACGAGGCGGCGACGGAATCGCTCGCGACGCCGTGGGAGCATCAGGCTCCGCCCGAGATCACCGCGGGGATGGACACCGGAGGCAATCAGGTGCAGGCGGTGGACCCGGATGCGGGCGCCACCACTCCCGAGATGCCCGGCATGCCGGGGTTCCCGATCGGGCCGATCGACATCGCTCCGATCAAGACGGAGTTCCGAGTGCGCGGCAATGCTCAAGAGAATGAGGGCATCTCGGAAAAGGTTGTGACACAACCGGTCACGGTGCAAACAGGCTCCTCGATGCCGATGGCTCCCGCCGCGGCGGCCGGCGGCGGGGACGGCGAAGACGAACACGTCACCCGCTCCGGACTTGCCGGCGCTCCCAGTGATGCCGAACTGGGGCTCACCTCGGGCATGCAGGTCGCACCCGCGGTGCTGGGTGGAGTCGATCCGAACGCACAGCGCGTGCCGGTGGATATCGCGTTCAATGCCGCGAGCACCGGAGTCGAAAGCGCGAAAGCCGCCGCGCCTGCGACGGGTGAGGGAGCTTCAGCATGACGACTCTCACCAATGACAGCGTGGTCACACTCGCCGCGCAGCTCGGCGTGCAGACCCTGCCGCTGGTCTTATCGGTAGGGCCGCAACAGGATTCGTACGACGAACTGGCCCTTGCGCACGAGCAAGCGCGCGCCGAGCTGCTTGCCGCTCGCGTTCTGGATCCCCGCGGTGATGTCGAACCGGGCATAGCCACAGCGCTGTTCGTGCTCGCGCAGCCGGATCGTGAACTGGCAGTGCGTATTTTCACCGGCGACGGTCAGGTGCGGGTATGCCTGGCACGGCGCGGTGAAGAGCATGTGCTGGCGGTCCGGCGAGGCGACAGTATCGAGATCCGATCCCTGTGGTCGGACGGATCGGGTGAATCACTCGCCCGCCCGGTACTCGATGCCCTCGGTCCCCACCCGCCCGCGGACGTCGCCAGCTTCAGCGCCCTGTCTTCGGACCTGGCCGAACGCTTCGACACCGCAATGACTTCGGAGGATTACGCGAGCTCCGTCTACAGCCTCGGCGTCCCCGACACCGATGCCACGCTCTACGGCCTCGCACTCTCCTCCTGCCATTCCTACGCCGAAGCGGTGGCCTACGCCTACGCCGACGGCGTCACAGACCGATCACCCGGAGCCGTCGTGGTGTACGACACCGCACGAGGCCGCATTGTGGCCGCCCCGGGGGTCGCACCGGATCAGCAAGTCTGGTCCACGTTGACACCGGGCAGTGATCACCGTGTCGCGCAAGCGATTGCGGGGCTGATCGAATCGCTGCCTGGGGGGAGGTGGCTGCCGTGATCCGCGTATGACCAGGGCAGTCGGTCCATTCCACAATCGGTGATGCTCAGTCGCATCACCTGCTGATCCCACGAATAGGCAGAGGTACAGACGATGGTTGCATCCGAACACGAAGTTGCCCAAAAGGCGCAGACCCACATGGCCGACGTGGTTACCACGATCAAGGCCATCCTCGACAAGGTTACCCAGTCCGTGGACGCCGCACGGAAGGGCTGGCAGGGCGATGCGAACGCGTCGTTCGTCACCGCTACCTCGAACTGGGATGGCGAAGCTGCGCGGCTGAACGGAATCCTCAACGACATGCAGGACAAGGTCGGCCAGGGCACCATCCACTTCCGGAACATGGACTCCGAGAACGAATCCGGTTTCAAGACCCTGACCAATCTCGTCTGATCTGACTCAGCCGACCGCACCGCTTCGATACTCGAGAAGGAACTGACGTGCTTTACGACGCAAATACGATGAACGAACTGGCCAGCACGCTGAAGGACTACTACGGCCAGCTGCAGATGTCGAGCAGCGACCTGCAGGATGCCTCCAAGCAGCTGCAGGCCGCGTGGACGAATGAGAACACCGGCCAGTCGAACTCGGCGTGGACCGCCTTCGCGGCAGTCAAGGGCAAGTGGGACAACGAGTTCGGCGACACCATGACGACTCTCAACCGCGTCGCCGCGGAGGTCGAGAACGCGCTCGGCCGCGCGCTCGGCGCCGACCAGAAGATCGGCGACGGTTTCACCTCCTGAGGAGAACGAACAGCTCGACGCAGCGCACTCCTCCGCACGGAGGAGTGCGCTGCTGTCGGATGTCGCCCGGTATTCTCATGCGTGAAGATCTTGCTCCCACGGAGGATTAGTTGCCAGCCCAATTGACCACTCGTGCCCAGGTCAATGGGTACCGTTTCCTGCTGCGGCGTCTCGACCACGCGCTGATTCGCCGCGATGTGCGTATGCTGCATGATCCGATGCGATCGCAATTTCGGTCGCTGATGGTCGGCGCGGTACTGGCCCTTCTGGTTGTGGCGGGCGCGACCATCCTGGCTTTCATCAAGCCGCAGGGCTCTATCGGCGATGCAAATATCGTGATGGGCAAGGACAGCGGCGCACTCTATGTCGTGGTGCGGGACAAAGACGACAAAACCAAGATGACAATGCACCCGGTGCTGAATCTGGCCTCCGCACGCCTGATTTCGGGAACCAACGAGAGTCCGACATCGGTCAAGGACAGCAAACTCAATTCGGTACCGCGCGGCCCGATACTGGGTATTCCAGGGGCTCCGGCGGCTCTCCCCGGTTCCAGCCAAGGCGATCGATCACAGTGGACGCTGTGCGATGCCGTGCAGCTGTCGGCCACCGGCGGCTCAGCTTCCTCGGCGGGTTCGATAACCACCGCCATCGCGGGTGGACTCGAACTCAGTGCACGGATCAAGCCTGCCGACGCCGGCACGGCGCTCTTTGTTCGCAAGGGCGACAAGACGTATCTGATCTACGATGGCAAGCGCGCTGAGGTCGACTCGCAGAACACCGTCATGACTCGCTCCCTGAACCTGACGGGACAGCGCCCGAGGCCGGCGACAACCGGTCTGCTGGGTGCCGCTATCGAAGTGCCGCCGCTGGTTTCGCCGACGATTCCGAACGCGGGCTCGTCCGGCCCAGGTCGGCTCAACGGCATGCCGGTAGGCGGTGTAATCAGCGTCGCAGGGCTCGGCAGTGTGGATAAATCGGAGCTTTACGTTGTGCTTTCCGATGGCGTACAACGTATTTCGGCATTCACCGCCCAGATGATCCGAAACTCCAACTCGCAGGGCATGGACGAGATCAAGTCGGTGCCGCCGGATCTGCTCGACGGCATCCCGGTGGTGCACTCGCTGCCGGTCGACGACTTCCCGGCCGCGGTACCGAAGATCATTTCCGCGGAGGACAATCCGATTGCCTGTATCTCCTGGTCGAAGACCAAGGCGACCGGTTTGATGGAATCCGATGCGGCCGAGGGCCCCACCGACCGCTCCGCGATCTCGGTGCTCGTTGGCACCCGGCTCCCTCTATCTGAATCCGCAGTACCGGTTACGCTGGCTACTGCCGACGGCACGGGCGACCGCATCGACAATGTCTACGTCCCGCCCAGCAGCGGTGAATTCGTCCGTTCCACCGGCCTGGAACCGGGCAGTCTGCGCCGGGACAGCCTTTTCTATGTGGCAGACAATGGAATCCGCTACGGCATACCGGATCTGCAGACCGCCCAGATTCTCGGTCTGGGCACCACGCCCCGGCTCGCTCCGTGGTCGGTTATCGGGCAGCTCGTTACCGGGCCCACCCTGAGCAAGGCGGATGCGCTGGTCAGTCGCGATGCGCTGCCGACTGGCCAATGACGTTGGCCGGCAGACGAGTTCGGATTATTTTACGGTTGCGTGCAGGATCGGGAGCAGCTTTTCGAGCAGCACTTTTTCTGAGCCTGTCGACCACTCCGTC encodes the following:
- the eccB gene encoding type VII secretion protein EccB encodes the protein MTTRAQVNGYRFLLRRLDHALIRRDVRMLHDPMRSQFRSLMVGAVLALLVVAGATILAFIKPQGSIGDANIVMGKDSGALYVVVRDKDDKTKMTMHPVLNLASARLISGTNESPTSVKDSKLNSVPRGPILGIPGAPAALPGSSQGDRSQWTLCDAVQLSATGGSASSAGSITTAIAGGLELSARIKPADAGTALFVRKGDKTYLIYDGKRAEVDSQNTVMTRSLNLTGQRPRPATTGLLGAAIEVPPLVSPTIPNAGSSGPGRLNGMPVGGVISVAGLGSVDKSELYVVLSDGVQRISAFTAQMIRNSNSQGMDEIKSVPPDLLDGIPVVHSLPVDDFPAAVPKIISAEDNPIACISWSKTKATGLMESDAAEGPTDRSAISVLVGTRLPLSESAVPVTLATADGTGDRIDNVYVPPSSGEFVRSTGLEPGSLRRDSLFYVADNGIRYGIPDLQTAQILGLGTTPRLAPWSVIGQLVTGPTLSKADALVSRDALPTGQ
- a CDS encoding ESX secretion-associated protein EspG: MTTLTNDSVVTLAAQLGVQTLPLVLSVGPQQDSYDELALAHEQARAELLAARVLDPRGDVEPGIATALFVLAQPDRELAVRIFTGDGQVRVCLARRGEEHVLAVRRGDSIEIRSLWSDGSGESLARPVLDALGPHPPADVASFSALSSDLAERFDTAMTSEDYASSVYSLGVPDTDATLYGLALSSCHSYAEAVAYAYADGVTDRSPGAVVVYDTARGRIVAAPGVAPDQQVWSTLTPGSDHRVAQAIAGLIESLPGGRWLP
- a CDS encoding WXG100 family type VII secretion target; translation: MVASEHEVAQKAQTHMADVVTTIKAILDKVTQSVDAARKGWQGDANASFVTATSNWDGEAARLNGILNDMQDKVGQGTIHFRNMDSENESGFKTLTNLV
- a CDS encoding PPE domain-containing protein, with the translated sequence MLETTKPGFTGTVWEARPPEQLARDLVTGAGAVPAAEAGLAWARLSAGFGAAALEYEHILEILDSAWESKNSKPFIERIRALRDWLASSAADAAANAAQAEAHAAAYEIAKLAMPDANDVEQIKHLKELLEQLGTAVGAPMLAQVAQTDTAADEAKAVAARVMRTYEAATESLATPWEHQAPPEITAGMDTGGNQVQAVDPDAGATTPEMPGMPGFPIGPIDIAPIKTEFRVRGNAQENEGISEKVVTQPVTVQTGSSMPMAPAAAAGGGDGEDEHVTRSGLAGAPSDAELGLTSGMQVAPAVLGGVDPNAQRVPVDIAFNAASTGVESAKAAAPATGEGASA